GAAAATCCTCTGCCGTAAATCCTTCCTCTGTGGACATGATTTCATATCTGACACTTCTTATCTTTATATATTGCTTTGTTTCGTAAAATCCATTCCGCTTATAAAATGCTATGCGCCGGCGTCTCTGTTCTGCATTTTCAGCACTGTCATCCGGTTCCTCCACCTCAAGGATCACAGGCCTGTCAGGATATTTCTTTTTCACATATGCTAATATCCGTGAACCATAACCCTTACTTCTCATATTATCATCGACTGCAAGATACATAAGCCAAACACCCTTTTCCCGCACAATGCTATATAAAAAGCCACAAAATTGCTTCCCGTCATAGTACGCCAGCCCGTCAAAAATGTTTAATACAGCCAATATCTGTAAAATTCCGGCAGGGAATCGTTCCTCTTTCGGAAAAGCCCGTTTATACAGAGCCTTGATTTTCTTATAATCCGGCAAATTTCTGTGAATTTTCTTTACAGTCAACTTCATGTTCTACCTCTGTTCTCCATTTACTCACATATAAGCAGTTATCGATATATTCTCGCTTTACAGATAGAATACTCGGTTCGGCTTAATCTCGGTCTTTTCTTTTTCTGCAGCCGCATGGCCCAGAATGCAGAAGCCGATACCTTCAACGTCGTCTGTAATACCGCATTTTTCCAGAATCTTCTTTCCTTCCTCAGTGTCAAAAACCTCTTTTGCGCGGTGAATCCAGCGGCTGTCGATTCCCATGCTCCAGGCGGCATTCATCAGATTGCCCATCGCAAGACTGCCGTCGTAAATATATGTACCGCCTTTTTTGTCTGCGACAACAGCGATCACATCTCTGGCGCCATAGAACGGATCTGCCGGGAAATTTTCAGCCATCGCAGGATTTATCTTTGACATCGCTTCCTTTGCAATAGCCGCATTCAGGCCTGAAAGCCGCTTTACGGTCTCATCATCCTGTACAGCGATCAGGCGGACACACTGGCTGTTCATGCCGGAAGGGGCGTTCAAGCCTGCCTCAATAATCTCGTCAAGCTCCTCACGTGAAATATGTTCCGGCTTAAAATCGGAACAGCTCTTACGGGTAACAATGTTTTTTACAGTTTCATTCATGACAGATCCTCCTTAATATTTAAGAATTATGAATCAAAAGGATTAACCTTATGATCTTATTATCGCCCTACAATGTTACGAACAGCCCCCGGATCATATCAGTAAAAACTTTTTGGATGATTTCCGGACATTCCTGGTCATACTTCAAATTCATATGAAACAGACTGGTCAGCACTGCCTCCAGCCGGATATCATTTTCCCTGCTGACTTCCAACGGACAGGATTCATAAATCTTCTTCCGCAGCAGTCTGATCAGACACGGTTTGGACAGTGACATGTCCCGGTGCTTAAATAGACGGCGGCAGTGGGCAATCTTCTGATGGACGGTATTGCGCAGTTTCTTCAGAAACAGCTCCGGCTGTGAGATAAAAAGCGGGAAATAATCAATGGACGCAATAAATTCATCAAAAAATGCCTGTATCAGCTTATCGTAAAGATCGTCGATGTTCTGAAAATGGAGATAAAAAGTTCCCGTGTTGATCTTGGCTCTGCGCGAAAGTTCCCTGACTGTTATCTTTTCAGCCGGCAGTTCATCCAGCATATCCAGAAAAGACGACTCTACGGCTTCCATTGTTTTTATAACTCTCAGATCATTTTCATTCATTACTTTCTCTCCTGCTCTGCTAAAGATTCGTAAAAGACCTGCTTTGCTCTGTTTAAAATTAATAGATACGTGTTTATTATTTAACTTATGTTTATTATATTGCGGGAATATTTTTCTGTCAATCTCTTCTTTTATGAAGAAAGCGCCATACCCTCTCAGGTACGGCACTTTCTTCACTTATAACTTTTATATCCTTTACTGCCCGTGCTGATGCTTCCGAAGTTAGTTGCTGATAAACCCTCTTTGCATATTCCCCTATATAATAATTTCTTCTATATGCATTATGGAGATTTCTCAACTGTTGCTTCCTAGACTTGTCTCCTTATTACTTTAGTTAAATTCAATTTCCCACTCTATCATTGCATCCCAAAAAATCTGTTTTTGCTTCCAATAAGACTGATCCTCTATATCATCTAATAACTCCTCAAAACTTCTCTGGAGATATAGTACAAAATTCGTTAACAAATTTATATATGAATGCACAAAAGTAAACCTGTAAACTTTATTAATAGCATTTACTCCATGCGAAAAATCACATAGCCACCTATAATCATTATATATACTTTTATCAATATATTCACATAAGTCAAAGAACGTTGGTTTCTTCTTCTTTATTATTTCAGAAGTCCAGCCATAAGCAGAATTCAAATCACATTCAGCAGATATATCACTTTCATGATATAACTCGTCTATATCGATCTGAAACTGTTCATACTTATCAACTCTCCCAGTCAATTTTTTCATCAGATTGCTAGTAGATGTCATAGAGGACAAAAACCATTTCTTCCATAATTTTTCTTCTTTATATCTTTTAATAAAACATGCACATACATAATTTTCTACAATACATCTTTGCATCATCGCAAAAGATATAAAACTTCCTATTTGAGCATTATTATAGGCTTCCTTTGCATAAGTTACGATATTTCGAGCCCATATAATGCAGCACCCCTCATAAGTGTCAAAATTACCACCTGACATCGGAATATTTGCCTCAATAGATACGATTAGCTCATATACTAATTTTAATAACTTTTTTTCTTCGTAAACCAATTCTAAATTTGATTCTTCAAAAAAAATATTTACATCCTCTGGTATATATCTTTTCATTTTCTTCCTTCCTGTGGACAAAGGATTTATACTACATGGCAAAAAACCATCTTCCTATTCGTCGTTTAAACCCAAATACTCTGAAACAAACATTACCACACTCCCATTGTATTTTTATTCTTCCAACATTACGAGGCAACTATCTAAGCGGTCATTCACATATCCTGCAAATAACTTTTCCATTGCTCCTAAATTATGTTTTACATGGTATTCATCAAAAGCATTGTAATACACAATCCTAT
This is a stretch of genomic DNA from [Clostridium] hylemonae DSM 15053. It encodes these proteins:
- a CDS encoding GNAT family N-acetyltransferase, whose protein sequence is MAVLNIFDGLAYYDGKQFCGFLYSIVREKGVWLMYLAVDDNMRSKGYGSRILAYVKKKYPDRPVILEVEEPDDSAENAEQRRRRIAFYKRNGFYETKQYIKIRSVRYEIMSTEEGFTAEDFRDLRKEMFRRKS
- a CDS encoding nitroreductase, with product MNETVKNIVTRKSCSDFKPEHISREELDEIIEAGLNAPSGMNSQCVRLIAVQDDETVKRLSGLNAAIAKEAMSKINPAMAENFPADPFYGARDVIAVVADKKGGTYIYDGSLAMGNLMNAAWSMGIDSRWIHRAKEVFDTEEGKKILEKCGITDDVEGIGFCILGHAAAEKEKTEIKPNRVFYL
- a CDS encoding TetR/AcrR family transcriptional regulator, with product MNENDLRVIKTMEAVESSFLDMLDELPAEKITVRELSRRAKINTGTFYLHFQNIDDLYDKLIQAFFDEFIASIDYFPLFISQPELFLKKLRNTVHQKIAHCRRLFKHRDMSLSKPCLIRLLRKKIYESCPLEVSRENDIRLEAVLTSLFHMNLKYDQECPEIIQKVFTDMIRGLFVTL
- a CDS encoding DUF5677 domain-containing protein, with the protein product MKRYIPEDVNIFFEESNLELVYEEKKLLKLVYELIVSIEANIPMSGGNFDTYEGCCIIWARNIVTYAKEAYNNAQIGSFISFAMMQRCIVENYVCACFIKRYKEEKLWKKWFLSSMTSTSNLMKKLTGRVDKYEQFQIDIDELYHESDISAECDLNSAYGWTSEIIKKKKPTFFDLCEYIDKSIYNDYRWLCDFSHGVNAINKVYRFTFVHSYINLLTNFVLYLQRSFEELLDDIEDQSYWKQKQIFWDAMIEWEIEFN